From the Pseudoalteromonas tunicata genome, one window contains:
- a CDS encoding paraquat-inducible protein A: protein MKQKIASLFMIVLALVLLIPGITLPVLTLEGHIEKSQLAQAGIEMLAEDGNSRSRGMLQMVSGMLGLDQLEGQVLVYQKTRSIWGTVNELKANNNLLVACLVALFAVIVPVIKLLSQLLYSLLHPCKFKRLVGRFTQLVSKWSMADVFVIALIVTYLAGNADGQMGELLIMKAELGAGFWYFVGYCLCAILSGYFVSRSHKEKDV, encoded by the coding sequence ATGAAACAAAAGATTGCTTCGTTATTTATGATTGTGCTGGCGCTTGTCTTGTTGATACCTGGCATTACTTTACCTGTGCTCACTTTAGAGGGTCATATTGAAAAATCACAGCTAGCGCAAGCTGGCATTGAAATGCTGGCCGAAGATGGCAATAGCCGTTCGCGCGGCATGTTACAAATGGTATCGGGCATGTTGGGGCTTGATCAATTAGAAGGTCAGGTTCTGGTATATCAAAAAACTCGCAGCATCTGGGGTACGGTGAATGAGCTTAAAGCTAACAATAACCTGCTAGTCGCCTGTTTAGTGGCGCTCTTTGCTGTGATTGTGCCGGTAATTAAGCTGTTATCACAATTACTGTATTCCTTATTACACCCATGTAAATTTAAGCGTTTAGTTGGGCGTTTTACGCAATTGGTGAGTAAGTGGAGTATGGCAGATGTCTTTGTTATAGCGCTGATTGTGACCTATTTGGCCGGGAATGCAGACGGTCAAATGGGTGAATTGTTGATTATGAAAGCTGAGCTTGGTGCTGGGTTTTGGTATTTTGTTGGTTATTGTCTGTGCGCTATTTTATCGGGTTATTTTGTCTCGCGAAGCCACAAAGAAAAGGATGTTTAA
- a CDS encoding GNAT family N-acetyltransferase, translating to MQFEKSTLYTDKVALIPLEANHLPQLLIAGQDPKIWQWLFENYCQSAETIETWFTDTAQFNAKQQLVFATFDKASQTLVGTTRFFRLDPINRSLEIGHTFINPQWQRSHINTHAKYAMLRFAFEQLGCVRVSIITNQHNQQSRSAITRLGAHFEGVIRKIRLLPNGEYRSSAQFSITDDDWPDVKQTLEYKMKESQ from the coding sequence ATGCAATTTGAGAAATCTACCTTATACACTGACAAAGTGGCATTAATACCACTGGAAGCTAATCATTTACCCCAATTATTAATCGCAGGGCAAGACCCAAAAATTTGGCAATGGCTGTTTGAAAATTACTGCCAATCAGCCGAAACAATCGAAACTTGGTTTACCGACACAGCCCAGTTTAATGCCAAGCAACAGCTAGTATTTGCCACGTTTGATAAAGCCAGTCAAACCTTAGTCGGCACCACTCGATTCTTTCGCTTGGACCCAATCAATCGTAGCCTGGAAATTGGCCATACTTTTATTAACCCACAATGGCAACGAAGCCACATTAATACCCACGCTAAATACGCCATGTTGCGCTTTGCATTTGAGCAATTAGGCTGTGTGCGTGTATCGATTATCACTAATCAACATAATCAACAATCGCGCAGTGCCATTACTCGTTTAGGCGCTCACTTTGAAGGAGTGATCCGAAAGATACGATTATTACCCAATGGTGAATACCGCAGTAGCGCTCAATTTAGTATCACAGATGACGACTGGCCAGATGTAAAACAAACTCTTGAATATAAAATGAAGGAGTCTCAATGA
- the adhP gene encoding alcohol dehydrogenase AdhP has product MKAAVTYGYKEPLVIEERPTPTLNPKDILVKIHACGVCHTDLHACHGDWPVKAKLPLVPGHEGVGEIVALGAQITHLKIGDRVGIPWLYSACGHCEYCLSGNENLCLAQQNAGYSVDGSYAQYCKAHGDYVIKIPDNLTYVEAAPLFCAGVTTYKALKVANIKPGDWVAIFGVGGLGHLAVQYAVAMGFNVVAVDTGADKLTLAKELGAEICLDFKTDDVIGQILKQTQGVHATICTAVSKAGFEQSYRAIRRGGKCVLVGLPPEDMPIPIFDTVLNGVSIIGSIVGTRQDLVECLDFAARGKVKAITIEKSLEDINDIFNDMIAGEINGRVVMKMC; this is encoded by the coding sequence ATGAAAGCAGCTGTGACTTATGGTTATAAAGAACCCCTGGTAATTGAAGAGCGCCCGACCCCAACATTAAATCCAAAAGATATTTTAGTGAAAATTCACGCCTGTGGTGTCTGTCATACCGACTTACATGCATGCCATGGCGATTGGCCTGTTAAAGCCAAATTACCTTTAGTGCCAGGCCATGAAGGTGTAGGTGAAATTGTTGCACTCGGTGCCCAAATAACCCATTTAAAGATTGGCGACCGTGTCGGTATTCCATGGCTCTATAGTGCATGTGGTCATTGTGAGTATTGTTTAAGCGGTAACGAAAACCTGTGCTTAGCCCAACAAAATGCAGGCTATTCGGTTGATGGTAGCTATGCGCAATACTGTAAAGCGCACGGCGACTACGTAATTAAAATTCCTGACAATTTAACATATGTTGAAGCAGCACCTTTATTTTGTGCTGGCGTTACGACGTATAAAGCGCTCAAAGTTGCCAACATTAAACCTGGCGACTGGGTGGCTATTTTTGGCGTGGGTGGTTTGGGCCATCTTGCTGTGCAATATGCTGTTGCAATGGGTTTCAATGTTGTGGCGGTTGATACCGGAGCTGATAAATTAACTCTAGCCAAAGAGCTTGGGGCAGAAATCTGCCTTGATTTCAAAACCGATGACGTTATTGGCCAAATCCTCAAACAAACCCAAGGGGTGCATGCGACAATTTGCACTGCGGTCAGTAAAGCCGGATTTGAGCAAAGTTACCGGGCCATTCGCCGTGGCGGGAAATGTGTATTGGTCGGTCTACCACCAGAAGATATGCCGATTCCTATTTTTGATACTGTACTGAACGGCGTCAGTATCATCGGCTCAATTGTCGGCACTCGCCAAGATTTAGTTGAATGCCTAGATTTTGCCGCTCGCGGTAAAGTTAAAGCCATCACCATTGAAAAATCACTTGAAGATATCAATGACATCTTTAATGACATGATTGCAGGCGAAATTAACGGCCGCGTCGTGATGAAAATGTGCTAA
- a CDS encoding site-2 protease family protein, with product MKQLQLEMFGQALRIEFYPDLTQKIFANSELKSEVVAAPDTLVTHQFSVEHQGQGHDVAMVLQPDFDNDTVKMQLSVNGEYVEGVQYPLINVTGDSATAKRGWFGLAALGFKLFKSAKVIKAALAGASIAGYAWLFTLEFALVLVACLVVHEYGHVRAMKYFGIKTKGIYLIPFVGGLAVSDEKITTRWQDVVISIMGPVFGLFMSILCLVLYYATELELFAGAAVLSALLNLFNLLPMLPLDGGHVLKSISFSMRSWIGLSVCLAGVALGLWISYVFGLTLLVFFLFLGALEVVFEWRQRHFSHLVPLDTYGRVFSAVWYCVVVAGHIAIIYHFADSQSAILSLPMKILSS from the coding sequence ATGAAACAATTACAACTTGAGATGTTTGGCCAAGCGCTACGCATTGAATTTTATCCTGATTTGACTCAAAAAATATTTGCCAATAGTGAATTAAAAAGTGAAGTGGTTGCTGCGCCCGATACGTTAGTGACGCATCAATTTTCTGTTGAACATCAAGGGCAAGGCCATGATGTTGCTATGGTATTGCAGCCTGATTTTGACAATGACACAGTTAAAATGCAGTTATCGGTTAATGGTGAGTATGTTGAAGGGGTGCAATATCCTCTGATTAATGTCACAGGTGATTCTGCTACAGCAAAAAGAGGTTGGTTTGGCCTTGCGGCGCTGGGTTTTAAGTTATTTAAAAGTGCTAAAGTGATTAAAGCAGCATTAGCTGGCGCCTCGATAGCGGGTTATGCCTGGTTATTTACCCTTGAATTTGCGTTAGTGCTGGTGGCGTGTTTAGTGGTACATGAATACGGCCATGTGCGAGCGATGAAGTATTTTGGTATTAAAACTAAAGGGATTTATCTGATCCCATTTGTCGGTGGGCTTGCGGTTTCGGACGAAAAAATTACCACCCGCTGGCAAGATGTGGTGATTTCAATTATGGGCCCGGTATTTGGCTTGTTTATGTCGATATTGTGTTTGGTGCTGTATTACGCCACCGAGCTTGAGCTTTTTGCTGGTGCTGCAGTATTAAGTGCTTTACTCAATTTGTTTAATTTGTTGCCTATGTTGCCGCTTGATGGGGGTCACGTCCTTAAAAGTATCAGTTTTTCAATGCGCTCATGGATTGGGTTATCGGTATGTTTAGCGGGTGTAGCACTGGGACTTTGGATATCTTACGTATTTGGCTTAACGCTACTAGTCTTCTTTTTGTTTTTAGGGGCTCTCGAAGTTGTATTTGAGTGGCGTCAACGTCATTTTTCACATTTGGTCCCTTTAGATACTTATGGTCGGGTATTTTCTGCAGTGTGGTATTGCGTGGTAGTGGCGGGGCATATTGCGATTATTTATCACTTTGCTGATTCACAAAGTGCTATTTTATCGTTACCGATGAAGATTTTGTCTAGTTAA
- a CDS encoding PLP-dependent aminotransferase family protein, whose amino-acid sequence MHPLELTLIPSSVPKYLQLAEALRVAIKSGLLQPNQKLSSAREFASALKMNRHTVMNALAELVAEGWLVSQQRSGYRVNHALPIEQSRAAAPTHAHKIHQFEFARPLPYQARLKITEYSYCFAGGLPDLVVFPYREFQRYLVKASQQTELASFHYGETDGASELKHQVSEYLRRARGIKYHANKQVMICNGSQEALFLIAKAFINPGDKVAVEVLGYPPARAAFKECGANLVAIAQDSEGICIDDFERQLKLGGIKLVYLTPLHQYPTTVTLSIVRRMQLYRLACEYGVVIIEDDYDHEFHYACQPLVPMAADDPALRVIYLSTFSKLMFAGARIGYIHAASEVIAQLCGLKQIINHKNDIVMQQAVAFWMKDGAFERHLRRMTKLYHCRLNAMVAELQHYQALGYPIEFTIPDGGMALWIKVNRSVVGVKEALAAQGLYLQSEDEFVLGKVDEPTHLRLGFAGQDEHKMKAGLKLMMCYLFDYRTIPCIHNGV is encoded by the coding sequence ATGCACCCTCTTGAACTCACATTGATCCCATCATCAGTACCAAAATACCTACAATTGGCTGAGGCGCTGCGCGTTGCAATTAAAAGTGGTTTATTACAACCCAATCAAAAGCTCAGTTCGGCGCGTGAATTTGCTTCGGCACTTAAAATGAATCGCCATACGGTAATGAATGCACTGGCGGAATTGGTCGCTGAAGGCTGGTTAGTCTCACAGCAGCGATCGGGTTATCGAGTTAATCATGCGTTGCCAATTGAGCAAAGTCGTGCAGCAGCACCGACACATGCGCACAAAATACATCAGTTTGAATTTGCTCGCCCTTTACCGTATCAAGCAAGGCTAAAAATAACCGAGTATTCGTATTGTTTTGCTGGTGGCCTGCCCGATTTAGTGGTGTTTCCTTATCGAGAATTTCAGCGCTACTTAGTAAAGGCTAGCCAGCAAACAGAACTTGCGTCGTTTCACTATGGCGAGACGGATGGGGCAAGCGAATTAAAACATCAAGTCAGCGAATATTTAAGGCGTGCAAGGGGTATTAAGTATCATGCTAATAAACAAGTGATGATCTGCAATGGCTCACAAGAGGCGTTGTTTTTAATTGCCAAAGCCTTTATTAACCCAGGTGATAAGGTCGCTGTTGAAGTGTTAGGTTACCCGCCGGCACGGGCTGCTTTTAAGGAGTGCGGGGCCAACCTTGTTGCAATAGCCCAAGACAGTGAAGGAATATGTATTGATGATTTTGAACGGCAATTAAAGCTCGGTGGGATTAAATTAGTGTATTTAACGCCATTGCATCAATATCCAACGACGGTAACTTTATCAATTGTAAGAAGGATGCAGCTGTATCGGCTTGCTTGTGAGTATGGTGTGGTAATTATTGAAGATGATTACGACCATGAATTTCATTATGCCTGCCAGCCCTTAGTGCCAATGGCGGCCGATGATCCTGCTTTGCGTGTGATTTACCTGTCAACCTTTTCGAAGTTAATGTTTGCTGGTGCCCGCATTGGTTATATTCATGCTGCGTCAGAGGTTATTGCCCAGCTCTGTGGTCTTAAGCAAATTATTAATCATAAAAACGATATTGTGATGCAGCAAGCGGTGGCTTTTTGGATGAAAGATGGCGCGTTTGAGCGTCACCTAAGGCGCATGACTAAGTTGTATCACTGTCGTTTAAATGCGATGGTCGCTGAACTTCAGCACTATCAAGCTTTGGGCTATCCGATTGAATTTACCATTCCCGATGGTGGTATGGCGCTTTGGATTAAGGTTAATCGTTCGGTGGTCGGAGTAAAAGAGGCGCTTGCAGCACAAGGTCTGTATTTACAGAGCGAAGATGAGTTTGTGCTTGGTAAAGTTGATGAGCCAACTCACCTTAGGTTGGGTTTTGCTGGGCAAGATGAGCATAAAATGAAAGCTGGGCTAAAACTAATGATGTGTTATTTATTTGATTATAGAACAATACCTTGTATTCATAATGGGGTCTAA
- a CDS encoding FMN-binding negative transcriptional regulator — translation MMYPPAHYQSDNTALLNTLVAEFPLATVMFQQDNSGWPHISHLPFIWHDGKLLGHLSRAHPLALELNRQETTIKLIFNGPDGYISPNYSQQEQKVPTWNYAKLVVDGSAKSVSEPQEKIALMTVISDHFEHQLAQQFATQPWLMSALSTPNLSAMLNAISVFTIEVTALHGHLKLSQNKSAVTVGKICQQLTKHQQPALARIIKMAQA, via the coding sequence ATGATGTATCCACCAGCGCATTACCAATCAGATAATACCGCCTTGTTGAATACCTTAGTGGCTGAATTTCCGTTAGCAACCGTGATGTTTCAACAAGATAACAGCGGTTGGCCACATATAAGTCATTTGCCGTTTATTTGGCATGACGGCAAATTACTTGGCCATCTTAGCCGCGCTCACCCTCTTGCCTTGGAGCTCAACCGACAAGAGACAACCATAAAATTAATTTTTAATGGTCCAGATGGTTATATTTCCCCAAATTACAGCCAGCAAGAGCAAAAAGTACCAACCTGGAACTACGCCAAACTGGTAGTCGATGGCAGCGCAAAAAGTGTGAGTGAACCACAAGAAAAAATAGCGCTGATGACGGTTATCAGTGATCACTTCGAGCATCAACTAGCACAACAATTTGCCACCCAACCTTGGTTAATGAGTGCTCTATCTACGCCAAACTTAAGCGCTATGTTAAACGCAATTAGTGTATTTACTATTGAAGTAACCGCATTACACGGCCATTTAAAATTAAGCCAAAATAAATCTGCGGTTACGGTCGGGAAGATATGCCAGCAATTGACGAAGCATCAGCAACCCGCTTTAGCCAGAATAATAAAAATGGCGCAGGCTTAA
- a CDS encoding MBL fold metallo-hydrolase RNA specificity domain-containing protein — protein sequence MQLRFLGAAGTVTGSKYLLNINNKTILVDSGLYQGVKNYRERNWAKLPIDESQIDAIVLTHAHIDHSGYLPVIYKNGYRGAIFCSHGTFKLCEILLPDAGYLQEEDAKYANDNRFSKHHPAEPLYTVDDAKACLNLFTPVDFHQHTEIADGVFLTLRHAGHILGASTVELGNQQDNIIFSGDLGRHDDIIMRAPEAIPACNTLVVESTYGDRRHHPIDSLEFLANAINATLKRGGIFLMPAFAVGRAQLMLHLIQELKQAALIPNIPVYLNSPMAIKATSVYNHFNKEHKLTAEQCKAIDDGTEYVKTMEQSTLLISKVMPAIIISASGMATGGRVLHHLKNLLPNDKNTIAFLGFQAAGTRGEALVNGATRIKLHGEYVPVKAEILALDNFSAHGDYQDIIDWLKQAEQLPKKIFITHGEPTASDAMRCHLKEQLGIEACVAEYLQEVEL from the coding sequence ATGCAATTACGTTTCTTAGGTGCAGCAGGCACAGTGACAGGTTCAAAATATCTACTTAACATTAATAATAAAACCATTTTAGTCGATAGTGGGCTTTATCAAGGTGTTAAAAATTATCGTGAACGCAATTGGGCTAAGCTACCCATTGATGAAAGCCAAATAGATGCCATTGTCCTTACGCATGCGCATATCGATCATTCAGGTTATCTGCCTGTAATCTATAAAAACGGCTATCGCGGTGCTATTTTTTGCTCACACGGTACCTTTAAGTTATGTGAAATACTCTTGCCCGATGCCGGTTACTTACAAGAAGAAGATGCCAAATACGCCAACGATAATCGCTTTAGCAAACACCATCCTGCAGAGCCTTTGTACACTGTTGATGATGCTAAGGCCTGTTTAAATCTTTTTACTCCCGTTGATTTTCACCAACATACCGAAATAGCCGATGGGGTATTTTTAACACTGCGCCACGCTGGGCATATTCTAGGTGCTTCGACTGTTGAGCTCGGCAATCAGCAAGATAACATTATATTTAGCGGAGACTTAGGCCGCCATGATGACATCATTATGCGCGCACCCGAGGCTATCCCTGCCTGTAATACCTTGGTGGTTGAATCCACTTATGGCGACCGTCGCCACCACCCAATTGATAGCCTCGAGTTTTTAGCCAATGCGATTAACGCAACACTCAAACGTGGTGGTATTTTTTTAATGCCGGCTTTTGCAGTAGGCAGAGCGCAGCTGATGCTGCATTTAATTCAAGAATTAAAACAAGCAGCGCTTATTCCTAATATTCCTGTTTATCTCAATAGCCCCATGGCGATTAAAGCCACCAGCGTTTATAACCACTTTAATAAAGAACACAAACTAACCGCAGAGCAGTGTAAAGCGATTGATGATGGCACTGAATATGTTAAAACCATGGAGCAATCGACCCTACTGATCAGCAAAGTGATGCCTGCAATTATTATTTCAGCCAGTGGCATGGCAACCGGAGGCCGTGTTTTACATCACTTAAAAAATTTACTGCCTAACGATAAAAATACGATCGCATTTTTAGGCTTTCAAGCTGCGGGAACTCGTGGTGAAGCGCTAGTCAATGGCGCAACACGTATCAAGCTGCATGGCGAATATGTGCCGGTAAAAGCTGAAATTTTGGCCCTTGATAACTTTTCAGCTCATGGCGATTATCAAGATATTATTGATTGGCTCAAACAAGCTGAGCAATTACCTAAAAAAATATTCATTACCCATGGCGAGCCAACAGCGAGCGATGCCATGCGCTGCCATTTAAAAGAGCAGCTGGGGATTGAAGCTTGCGTGGCAGAATATCTGCAAGAGGTAGAATTATAA